One part of the Spiribacter salinus M19-40 genome encodes these proteins:
- the ispH gene encoding 4-hydroxy-3-methylbut-2-enyl diphosphate reductase yields MQEIRLANPRGFCAGVDRAISIVEQALEAFGQPIYVRHEVVHNRTVVDELRDKGAIFVEALDDVPEGSTLIFSAHGVSQTVRDEAVERGLHVFDATCPLVTKVHMEVRKHARAGREVILIGHDGHPEVEGTLGQYVGEKAAQGGIYLVETPEDARALKVRDEGNLAFVSQTTLSMDDTATVIEALKARFPAIEAPRKDDICYATQNRQDAVRELAEDVDVMLVVGSRNSSNTRRLTELADRMGVAAYQVDLAEEIDRDWVAQADRIGVTAGASAPESLVRAVIDQLAAWGAQRPDLSGSYTEDVVFSMPRDLLRAIPKRGEIKSAVESS; encoded by the coding sequence ATGCAGGAAATAAGACTCGCCAACCCTCGCGGCTTCTGCGCCGGTGTGGACCGGGCGATCAGCATCGTCGAGCAGGCGCTTGAGGCATTTGGCCAGCCCATCTATGTCCGCCATGAGGTGGTGCATAACCGCACGGTGGTCGACGAGCTGCGGGACAAGGGCGCGATCTTCGTTGAAGCGCTGGATGATGTGCCGGAAGGCTCAACGTTGATCTTCTCGGCCCACGGCGTTAGCCAGACGGTACGGGATGAGGCTGTCGAACGTGGCCTGCATGTGTTTGATGCCACCTGTCCGCTGGTCACCAAGGTGCATATGGAAGTGCGCAAGCATGCCCGGGCGGGTCGCGAGGTGATCCTGATCGGGCACGACGGGCATCCGGAGGTCGAGGGCACGCTGGGTCAGTACGTTGGTGAGAAGGCCGCCCAAGGGGGCATCTATCTGGTGGAAACGCCCGAGGATGCGCGCGCGCTCAAGGTGCGTGACGAGGGTAACCTGGCCTTTGTCAGTCAGACGACCTTGTCCATGGACGATACGGCAACGGTGATTGAGGCGCTTAAAGCCCGCTTCCCGGCCATCGAGGCACCGCGTAAGGATGACATCTGCTATGCCACGCAAAACCGCCAGGATGCCGTGCGTGAATTAGCGGAGGATGTGGATGTGATGCTGGTGGTTGGCTCCCGCAACAGCTCGAATACTCGACGTCTCACCGAACTGGCGGACCGCATGGGCGTCGCGGCCTATCAAGTCGACCTCGCCGAAGAGATTGATCGTGACTGGGTTGCACAGGCCGATCGGATCGGTGTGACCGCTGGCGCATCCGCACCGGAGTCACTGGTCCGGGCCGTGATTGATCAGCTGGCAGCATGGGGTGCCCAACGCCCGGATCTGTCGGGCAGTTACACCGAAGACGTCGTGTTTTCCATGCCGCGAGATCTCTTGCGAGCCATTCCAAAGCGCGGCGAGATCAAGTCGGCGGTGGAGTCGTCTTAA
- a CDS encoding monovalent cation/H+ antiporter subunit D family protein: MIDTITEMMPFIVLVPLIAGPICALLPGRGLPWALATISASVAFVLAAMTLGAVFHGETLRYAFGDWAPPIGIEYRVDAANAFVALLITGMAAILLPWGKALVDDEVPERQGSFYGLFLIALAGLLGITLTGDVFNVFVFLEISSLATYGLIAHGRDRRALLAAFRYLVMGTVGATFLLIGIAFMYILTGSLNMVDLAERLPVGEGSRALQVGLGFIVVGLSIKLALFPLHHWLPNAYTYAPTLISTFLAATATKVALYVMLRFIFDIFGPAYSFMALPLSTGFMVLALAGMFAGSWLAIFQNNLKRMLAYSSVAQVGYMVLGVSLVTVAGLMAAFLHLFNHGLMKAALFASAGLILYRTGSLRMDALRGIGRQMPWTLTAFALAGVSLVGVPPTAGFISKWYLISAAIEADQLWLVVLILVTSLMALIYIARIIEIVWLQPRPEGAPVVKEVPWGLLVPVWMLVAANFYFGIDTRLTVGAASAAAQALTGGAPLP; encoded by the coding sequence ATGATCGACACCATCACCGAGATGATGCCGTTCATTGTTCTGGTCCCGCTGATTGCCGGGCCGATCTGCGCGCTGCTGCCCGGCCGTGGCCTACCCTGGGCACTCGCCACGATCAGTGCCAGCGTAGCCTTTGTGCTGGCCGCGATGACCCTCGGCGCCGTCTTCCATGGCGAAACCCTGCGCTATGCCTTCGGTGACTGGGCACCGCCCATCGGTATCGAATACCGGGTCGATGCCGCCAATGCCTTCGTCGCGCTGTTGATCACCGGCATGGCCGCGATACTGCTTCCCTGGGGCAAGGCGCTGGTGGATGACGAAGTCCCTGAGCGCCAGGGCAGCTTTTACGGGCTCTTTCTCATCGCCCTCGCCGGGCTGCTGGGCATCACGCTCACTGGCGATGTCTTCAACGTCTTTGTGTTTCTGGAGATTTCCTCGCTGGCCACCTACGGCCTGATCGCCCACGGCCGTGACCGGCGCGCGCTGCTGGCCGCCTTTCGTTACCTCGTCATGGGCACGGTCGGCGCGACCTTTCTGCTGATCGGTATCGCCTTTATGTACATCCTGACCGGGTCGCTCAACATGGTGGATTTGGCCGAGCGCCTGCCGGTCGGCGAGGGATCCCGTGCGCTGCAAGTAGGCCTGGGGTTCATCGTGGTCGGGCTGTCCATCAAACTCGCGCTTTTCCCCCTGCATCACTGGCTACCCAACGCCTATACCTATGCGCCCACGCTGATCAGCACCTTCCTGGCCGCGACGGCCACCAAGGTCGCGCTCTATGTGATGCTGCGCTTTATTTTCGATATTTTTGGGCCGGCCTACAGCTTCATGGCCCTGCCACTGAGTACCGGCTTCATGGTGCTGGCACTGGCTGGGATGTTCGCGGGCTCATGGCTGGCGATCTTCCAGAACAACCTGAAGCGCATGCTGGCTTACTCCTCAGTCGCTCAGGTGGGCTACATGGTGCTGGGCGTGAGCCTGGTCACCGTCGCCGGACTGATGGCCGCTTTCCTGCACCTGTTCAATCACGGCTTAATGAAAGCCGCCCTCTTTGCCAGTGCGGGATTGATCCTCTATCGCACCGGCAGCCTGCGCATGGACGCGCTACGCGGAATCGGCCGCCAGATGCCCTGGACGCTGACCGCTTTCGCCCTGGCCGGGGTCAGTCTTGTCGGCGTGCCGCCCACGGCCGGCTTCATCAGCAAGTGGTATCTGATCAGTGCCGCGATCGAGGCTGATCAGCTCTGGCTGGTCGTGCTGATTCTGGTGACCTCGTTGATGGCGCTGATCTACATCGCGCGGATCATTGAGATCGTCTGGCTGCAGCCCCGCCCCGAGGGGGCACCGGTGGTTAAAGAGGTCCCGTGGGGGCTTCTTGTCCCGGTCTGGATGCTCGTGGCCGCGAACTTTTACTTCGGCATTGATACGCGCCTCACCGTGGGTGCCGCCAGCGCTGCCGCACAGGCCCTAACCGGCGGAGCGCCGCTGCCATGA
- a CDS encoding proton-conducting transporter membrane subunit — MSPVIAVIIPFLGALAIAVAAGQPRLRDTLSFLLPIPLFLTVVSVAIIRLGLGDPMIQPLIELVPGLAITLAVQPLGLTFALLAATLYLAATPYAIGYMRAGGYDHLGRFMACYAIALGATMGIAFAENLLTLYVFYEILSISTYPLVAHTGTDKARAGARTYIALLLVTSVGLMLPAMIWIWQAAGTLSFTSGGILAGQVGPGAGAALLVILLYGIGKAALMPFHRWLPAAMVAPTPVSALLHAVAVVKAGVFSVLTVVLYIFGLDYVVTLVTQPVMLYLAVFTMIAASLVALHQDNLKSRLAYSTVSQLAYIVTGTLLATELSALGGGLHMLMHGFGKITLFFCAGAIYVASGINTVSGMNGLARRMPLTMLAFFIGALCVIGLPPTGGFWSKWYLVNGAWLAEHYVIVAAFVLSTLLNIAYLLPPVMRAFLKPLPEGDSAAPVRIQEAPALCLIPLLVTAAGTLVLFVLADPALQMLKMGISS, encoded by the coding sequence ATGAGCCCGGTCATAGCGGTCATCATCCCGTTTCTCGGGGCCCTGGCGATTGCGGTGGCCGCCGGCCAGCCACGCCTGCGCGATACCCTGAGCTTTTTGCTGCCAATCCCTCTGTTCCTGACCGTCGTCAGCGTCGCGATCATCCGCCTGGGCCTGGGTGACCCGATGATCCAGCCGCTCATCGAGCTGGTACCCGGTCTTGCGATCACACTCGCCGTTCAGCCCCTGGGCCTGACGTTCGCACTCCTTGCCGCCACGCTCTATCTGGCCGCTACGCCCTATGCCATCGGTTACATGCGGGCAGGCGGCTATGACCACCTGGGTCGGTTCATGGCGTGTTATGCCATTGCCCTGGGCGCCACGATGGGTATCGCCTTTGCCGAGAACCTGCTCACGCTCTATGTGTTCTACGAGATCCTGTCGATCTCGACGTACCCGCTGGTCGCCCACACCGGAACAGACAAGGCACGCGCCGGCGCCCGAACCTACATTGCCCTGCTGCTGGTCACCAGCGTGGGGCTCATGCTCCCGGCCATGATCTGGATCTGGCAAGCCGCCGGAACGCTGAGCTTCACCAGCGGTGGCATCCTCGCCGGTCAAGTCGGACCGGGTGCCGGCGCCGCCCTTCTGGTCATCCTGCTCTACGGCATCGGCAAGGCCGCACTGATGCCATTTCACCGCTGGCTGCCCGCCGCGATGGTGGCGCCAACCCCCGTCTCTGCCCTCCTGCACGCGGTGGCGGTTGTCAAGGCCGGTGTGTTCAGCGTGTTGACCGTCGTGCTCTACATTTTCGGACTGGATTACGTCGTCACACTCGTCACCCAGCCGGTGATGCTCTACCTCGCGGTGTTCACCATGATCGCCGCCTCACTCGTTGCCCTCCATCAGGACAACCTCAAGTCGCGGCTGGCCTATTCGACGGTGAGTCAACTGGCGTATATCGTCACTGGCACTTTGCTGGCTACCGAGCTCTCGGCCCTCGGCGGCGGCCTGCACATGCTCATGCACGGCTTTGGCAAGATCACCCTGTTTTTCTGCGCCGGCGCGATCTATGTGGCCAGTGGCATCAACACCGTGAGTGGCATGAATGGGCTCGCCCGGCGCATGCCGCTGACCATGCTTGCCTTTTTTATCGGTGCGCTCTGCGTCATTGGGCTACCACCGACCGGGGGCTTCTGGAGCAAGTGGTATCTGGTGAACGGCGCCTGGCTCGCTGAGCATTACGTCATCGTGGCGGCTTTCGTGCTGAGCACATTGCTCAATATCGCGTATCTGCTCCCACCGGTCATGCGGGCCTTCCTGAAACCGCTACCCGAGGGAGATTCAGCAGCCCCTGTCCGGATTCAGGAGGCCCCCGCGCTGTGTCTAATTCCGCTTCTGGTGACAGCAGCGGGCACGCTTGTGCTCTTTGTACTGGCTGACCCTGCCCTTCAAATGCTGAAGATGGGGATTTCCTCATGA
- a CDS encoding Na(+)/H(+) antiporter subunit D, whose translation MIGAWLHPALLLAFGALPFAVLQGRARQVWQLALPLVVLFVVIGLESGTRTTLTLAGLELTPLRVDGLSLVFAYIFALILLIGNLFALQVDDAAQHVAATLYAASALGAVLAGDLVTLYVFWEVMVIASVWLIWRRRQQAAYDAGFRYLIVHALGGMLLFVGVIAYYLHTGSLAFEPIDNAGVAFYLILAAFLINAAAPPLHAWLPDAYPEATVTGTVFLSAFTTKTAVYVLARGFPGTEFLVWLGVGMTLYGVTYAFLVNDIRRLLSYHIMSQVGYMVAGVGIGSTLAISGTAAHAFTHILYKALLLMGAGAVLQMTGRSRLTELGGLYRSMPVTFLLYMVGGLSISAFPLFSGFVSKTMIIEAAAVDGRGVVFLLMMLAGVGTFMSTTLKLPYFTFLGRDAGLRPPEAPLNMRLAMGIAALLCFLIGIVPGPLYAILPYAVDYDAYTASHLLKEMQLLLFTGLGFFLFIRVLGGKEKISLDLDWFYRVPGLHGLRAARDQFSAVNQGSREAVMRILRHAEQRAQAMRVSGWPLRSWPTGSMALWTAVVLALLLVFGFGR comes from the coding sequence ATGATCGGCGCGTGGTTACATCCGGCTTTGCTGCTGGCGTTTGGTGCGCTGCCCTTTGCCGTGCTGCAAGGGCGCGCCCGCCAGGTCTGGCAGCTGGCGCTGCCCCTCGTGGTGCTCTTTGTGGTGATCGGTCTCGAGTCGGGTACCCGCACCACCCTCACCCTGGCCGGGCTGGAATTGACGCCGCTGCGCGTAGACGGCCTCAGCCTCGTATTTGCCTATATCTTCGCGCTCATCCTACTCATCGGGAACCTCTTCGCCCTGCAAGTCGACGATGCCGCACAGCATGTCGCGGCAACGCTCTACGCTGCCTCCGCACTGGGCGCCGTCCTCGCCGGCGATCTCGTCACCCTGTATGTTTTCTGGGAAGTCATGGTGATCGCCTCGGTGTGGCTCATCTGGCGCCGGCGCCAGCAGGCAGCGTATGACGCGGGCTTTCGCTACCTCATCGTCCATGCACTCGGCGGGATGCTGCTCTTTGTCGGCGTGATCGCCTATTACCTGCACACCGGCAGTCTGGCCTTTGAGCCCATCGACAACGCGGGCGTGGCCTTTTACCTCATCCTGGCGGCATTCCTGATTAACGCCGCGGCGCCGCCGCTCCATGCCTGGCTACCCGACGCCTACCCCGAGGCCACGGTCACCGGCACGGTCTTTTTGAGTGCTTTTACCACCAAGACCGCGGTCTACGTGCTCGCCCGGGGCTTCCCTGGAACCGAGTTCCTGGTTTGGCTGGGCGTCGGCATGACGCTTTACGGCGTCACCTACGCGTTTCTCGTCAACGACATCCGACGGTTGCTCTCCTACCACATCATGAGCCAGGTCGGTTACATGGTGGCGGGGGTTGGCATTGGCAGCACGCTCGCCATCAGCGGGACCGCAGCCCATGCATTTACTCATATCTTGTATAAGGCCTTGTTGCTGATGGGCGCCGGGGCCGTGCTGCAGATGACCGGGCGCAGCCGGCTCACCGAACTTGGCGGGCTGTATCGCAGCATGCCGGTCACGTTCCTGCTCTATATGGTCGGCGGCCTGTCGATTTCCGCGTTCCCACTGTTCAGCGGGTTTGTCAGCAAGACAATGATCATCGAGGCCGCAGCCGTCGATGGCCGCGGCGTGGTCTTTTTGCTGATGATGCTCGCCGGCGTGGGGACCTTCATGAGCACCACGCTCAAGCTGCCGTATTTCACTTTCCTCGGCCGGGATGCCGGCCTGCGACCGCCCGAAGCGCCACTGAACATGCGCCTTGCCATGGGCATCGCCGCGCTACTGTGCTTTTTGATCGGCATTGTCCCCGGCCCGCTCTACGCGATCCTGCCTTATGCGGTGGACTATGACGCCTACACCGCGAGCCACCTGCTCAAGGAAATGCAGCTGCTGCTGTTCACAGGCCTCGGGTTTTTCCTCTTCATCCGCGTACTCGGTGGGAAAGAGAAAATCAGCCTGGACCTTGACTGGTTCTATCGTGTGCCGGGTTTGCACGGGCTGCGCGCCGCGCGCGACCAGTTCAGCGCCGTCAATCAAGGGAGCCGCGAGGCGGTGATGCGCATCCTGCGACACGCTGAACAACGCGCGCAGGCCATGCGCGTCAGTGGCTGGCCACTGCGTAGCTGGCCGACCGGCTCAATGGCCCTGTGGACAGCCGTGGTACTCGCGCTGCTGTTGGTCTTTGGCTTCGGCCGATAG
- a CDS encoding GspH/FimT family protein, which yields MAQHGTTLTELLLAVALMALLTAMALPSFSGLVQKDRLTQTSERLYRDLTHARAQAIQRGQPVALVAHPAGWDHGWTVFVDTNHNRQRETGESLLRDAPALPPGFALSTNAGIGRAIGYRGDGRSERPNGGLQMGTWLLCDGGGTATPGHAVTLVVSATGRARISPSSDHLDGSPC from the coding sequence ATGGCACAGCATGGCACCACATTGACGGAACTCCTGCTAGCCGTCGCCCTTATGGCCTTATTAACGGCTATGGCGCTACCGAGTTTTTCCGGGCTGGTACAAAAAGACCGCCTGACGCAGACCAGTGAGCGGCTGTATCGCGACCTCACCCATGCGCGGGCCCAGGCGATTCAGCGCGGACAACCGGTGGCCCTGGTCGCCCATCCGGCGGGTTGGGATCATGGCTGGACGGTATTCGTGGATACGAACCATAACCGCCAACGCGAGACGGGCGAGTCACTGCTGCGGGATGCCCCAGCGCTCCCGCCAGGCTTTGCGCTATCCACTAACGCCGGGATTGGCAGGGCCATCGGCTATCGTGGCGACGGTCGCAGCGAGCGGCCGAATGGTGGGTTACAAATGGGAACCTGGCTGCTCTGTGATGGCGGCGGCACCGCCACCCCAGGACACGCCGTTACGCTGGTGGTGAGCGCAACAGGACGGGCCCGAATCAGTCCATCATCCGATCACCTGGATGGGTCACCGTGTTAA
- a CDS encoding type IV pilin protein has protein sequence MRRLARSSAGFTLIELMLALGILALLVTLAVPAYRAPIERAERAQAAACLINLGVLLERHAAVTGSYEDFWPGKAELDCRSALTDRYRFEAGVPGTATWAAQTQAANRWQLRARRLTSAPGDVCTILVYQDVGRRGAMTASGQAIEDPDRLNRCWR, from the coding sequence ATGCGCAGGCTCGCTCGTTCATCCGCCGGTTTCACACTCATCGAGTTAATGCTCGCCCTGGGTATTCTTGCCTTGCTGGTGACGCTGGCCGTGCCGGCCTATCGGGCACCCATTGAGCGCGCCGAGCGCGCCCAGGCTGCGGCCTGCCTGATTAACCTGGGGGTGCTGCTGGAGCGTCATGCTGCCGTGACCGGGAGTTACGAGGACTTCTGGCCTGGCAAAGCCGAACTGGATTGTCGCTCGGCGCTGACGGATCGCTATCGTTTCGAGGCAGGCGTACCGGGGACAGCCACCTGGGCTGCGCAAACGCAAGCCGCGAATCGCTGGCAGCTAAGGGCTCGACGCCTGACCAGCGCGCCGGGCGATGTCTGCACGATTCTGGTGTATCAGGATGTGGGTCGCCGGGGTGCGATGACCGCATCGGGACAGGCCATCGAGGACCCCGATCGCCTCAATCGCTGCTGGCGGTAG
- the mnhG gene encoding monovalent cation/H(+) antiporter subunit G: MTEGILNVASALMLLGGGAFAVIGGVGLVRFPDVYTRLHAGGITDTLAPLLIMGGLLLQSGISVLSFKLLLILLFLLFTTPTASHATARAAMAAGLKPVTHEDSAASGGPSSST, encoded by the coding sequence ATGACTGAGGGCATTCTGAATGTCGCCAGCGCGCTCATGCTACTCGGTGGAGGGGCGTTCGCCGTGATCGGAGGCGTTGGGCTTGTGCGCTTTCCGGATGTCTACACGCGCCTGCATGCCGGGGGCATCACGGATACGCTGGCACCGCTGCTCATTATGGGTGGCCTGCTGCTGCAATCCGGCATCAGCGTGCTGTCGTTCAAGCTGCTGCTGATTTTGCTCTTTTTGTTGTTCACGACACCGACGGCTTCCCACGCCACTGCGCGGGCGGCGATGGCAGCCGGCCTGAAACCGGTCACCCATGAGGATTCAGCTGCCTCAGGAGGCCCGTCATCGAGCACCTGA
- a CDS encoding Na(+)/H(+) antiporter subunit B, translating into MKDNAILVVVARFVIPLVMLFGLYVQFHGEYSPGGGFQAGVIFAAGWILFVFIYGLETGLRIIPERLIYTLACLGVLLYCLMGVLGVVMGGRFLDFDPLLDSPHAAQQAGIILVEFGVGVTVATVVMLFFVMFARRRSEVIAAGLDPDAEAEDPER; encoded by the coding sequence ATGAAAGACAATGCCATTCTGGTCGTTGTCGCCCGCTTCGTGATCCCACTGGTCATGCTCTTCGGGCTCTATGTGCAATTTCACGGGGAGTACTCCCCCGGTGGCGGCTTCCAGGCCGGCGTCATCTTCGCGGCGGGCTGGATTCTGTTCGTCTTTATCTACGGCCTCGAGACCGGCCTGCGCATCATCCCCGAGCGGCTGATCTATACCCTCGCCTGCCTCGGCGTCCTGCTTTACTGCCTGATGGGTGTCCTCGGCGTGGTCATGGGTGGGCGGTTTCTGGACTTCGACCCCCTGCTCGACTCACCCCATGCGGCCCAGCAGGCTGGCATTATTCTGGTCGAGTTCGGGGTAGGCGTGACCGTTGCCACCGTGGTCATGTTGTTCTTCGTGATGTTCGCCCGGCGCCGCAGCGAGGTCATTGCCGCGGGCCTTGACCCCGATGCTGAGGCGGAGGACCCCGAGCGATGA
- a CDS encoding cation:proton antiporter subunit C, giving the protein MTVLSLFNYWAVVVLMMIGYYCVIVRGNMIKKIIGLGIFQTSVFILFISAGKVLGGSTPILRDGVSIYSNPLPHVLILTAIVVGIATTAVGLALTVRIREAFGSIDDDDLDAAQKDDAE; this is encoded by the coding sequence ATGACCGTCCTCAGCCTGTTCAACTACTGGGCGGTCGTCGTACTGATGATGATCGGCTACTACTGCGTGATCGTCCGCGGGAATATGATCAAGAAGATCATCGGCCTGGGCATTTTCCAAACCTCCGTGTTTATCCTGTTTATCTCGGCGGGCAAGGTTCTGGGTGGCTCCACGCCCATCCTGCGCGACGGGGTCAGCATCTACTCCAACCCCCTGCCCCATGTCCTGATCCTGACCGCCATTGTAGTGGGTATTGCCACAACGGCGGTGGGCCTGGCCCTCACCGTGCGTATTCGTGAGGCATTCGGCAGCATCGATGACGACGATCTCGATGCCGCGCAAAAGGACGACGCCGAATGA
- a CDS encoding monovalent cation/H+ antiporter complex subunit F, which yields MEAVILATILAIFATMAFGVWRAIQGPSVYDTIVGVNVVGTKTVLLIALITHFTGHADLIDVALVYALINFIAVVAILKLVRRGDLAASGEGSHD from the coding sequence ATGGAGGCCGTCATCCTCGCCACCATCCTGGCTATCTTCGCCACGATGGCTTTTGGCGTTTGGCGCGCCATTCAGGGGCCGTCGGTCTACGACACCATCGTGGGGGTCAATGTCGTTGGCACGAAGACCGTTCTGCTCATCGCGCTCATTACCCACTTTACCGGCCATGCTGATTTGATCGATGTGGCCCTTGTCTACGCGCTGATTAATTTCATCGCTGTGGTGGCCATTCTTAAACTGGTGCGGCGCGGCGATCTGGCCGCGAGTGGAGAAGGCAGCCATGACTGA
- a CDS encoding DUF4040 domain-containing protein → MVVAVSVVLTRDLLKATMLFAIYSLIIAGLFATLDAGDVALTEAAVGAGISTVLILAVLTLVPRREHRHAGHSIPALIIVTITGAALIYATFDLPEFGDFNNPVHQHVGPYFIEQTYSDMGIPNMVAAVLASYRSIDTMGEAVVILTAGIAVYALLSVPPRRRRRDQERDS, encoded by the coding sequence ATCGTTGTTGCGGTCTCCGTTGTCCTCACACGAGACCTGCTGAAGGCGACGATGCTGTTCGCGATTTACTCGCTGATCATCGCCGGGTTGTTTGCGACGCTTGATGCCGGTGACGTCGCCCTGACCGAGGCCGCTGTTGGCGCGGGTATCAGCACCGTACTCATTCTCGCCGTCCTCACCCTGGTCCCGCGCCGTGAACACCGTCACGCCGGCCACAGCATTCCCGCGCTCATCATCGTCACGATCACCGGGGCCGCTCTGATTTATGCCACCTTCGATCTCCCGGAGTTCGGTGATTTCAATAACCCGGTGCATCAGCACGTGGGGCCGTATTTCATTGAACAGACCTATTCGGACATGGGCATACCGAACATGGTGGCCGCGGTGCTCGCGAGTTACCGCTCAATCGATACGATGGGTGAGGCGGTCGTCATTCTTACCGCAGGCATCGCGGTTTATGCGCTGCTCTCGGTGCCACCCCGGCGTCGTCGCCGCGATCAGGAGCGGGATTCATGA
- the lspA gene encoding signal peptidase II has product MASSDGLPETARAPSALWPGVSLAGTVVIADQLTKWLALAQLAPYQPVAVAPGLNVTLAFNPGAAFSFLAASGGWQRWLLSGLALAISAYLVYWLAGVSRRDRLQMLGLAGVLGGAIGNLIDRLYLGAVVDFIDVYYGEWHWPAFNLADSAITLGVIAILLSVLRDSRSCRK; this is encoded by the coding sequence ATGGCGAGCAGCGACGGTTTGCCTGAAACGGCCCGGGCGCCCTCTGCCCTGTGGCCAGGCGTGAGCCTGGCCGGTACGGTGGTCATTGCCGATCAGCTGACGAAATGGCTGGCCCTGGCGCAGCTGGCCCCATATCAGCCGGTCGCCGTTGCCCCGGGGCTGAATGTCACGCTCGCCTTCAACCCGGGCGCCGCGTTTAGTTTTCTTGCCGCAAGCGGCGGTTGGCAGCGCTGGCTGCTGAGTGGGCTTGCCCTCGCCATCAGTGCTTATCTGGTGTACTGGCTGGCGGGTGTATCGCGCCGCGACCGACTCCAGATGCTGGGGCTGGCCGGGGTCCTCGGCGGTGCCATCGGCAATCTGATTGATCGGCTGTATCTGGGCGCGGTAGTCGATTTCATCGATGTCTACTACGGTGAGTGGCACTGGCCTGCCTTCAATCTGGCGGATTCCGCTATTACGCTGGGGGTCATCGCCATTTTATTGAGCGTATTAAGAGATTCGAGATCATGCAGGAAATAA